From Pseudovibrio sp. Tun.PSC04-5.I4, a single genomic window includes:
- a CDS encoding tetratricopeptide repeat protein: MKVALLKDEVAMHRGAFTRLATSLGCASILTLLILGHAHALDTKKSAMEAVNQMANITPQQALRDGARAYYSGEKDKALSPLRYAAENGQPMAAWKLGRMYAQGDGVPEDDLQAFQYFSQVVREYSSEGPKARSAPFVASALVELGHYFQTGISDTAVKQNPNKAREIFTYAASYFGDADAQYSLGLMYLDSEQPDHDNRLAARWLKLAAVKGHVGAQAKFGELLFFTEELTSARITGLKWMTLARRQIVSGEKDAWIISLHEKAFSLASEQERRKSAEWADEWLNKRSSLVASTN, from the coding sequence TGTGCCTCCATCCTCACTCTTCTTATCTTGGGACATGCTCACGCACTCGACACAAAAAAGAGTGCCATGGAAGCCGTCAATCAGATGGCAAATATCACACCGCAACAAGCATTGCGGGATGGCGCGCGAGCCTATTACTCTGGAGAGAAGGATAAGGCACTCTCACCACTTCGCTACGCTGCTGAAAATGGCCAGCCCATGGCTGCCTGGAAACTAGGTAGAATGTATGCTCAAGGGGATGGTGTTCCAGAAGATGACTTACAAGCCTTCCAGTACTTCTCGCAGGTCGTCCGTGAATATTCCTCTGAAGGTCCGAAAGCAAGGTCCGCACCCTTTGTGGCAAGCGCTCTGGTCGAGCTTGGTCATTACTTCCAGACCGGTATCAGTGACACCGCAGTAAAACAGAACCCAAACAAGGCGCGTGAGATCTTTACTTATGCGGCCTCCTATTTTGGTGATGCAGATGCTCAATACAGTTTAGGCCTTATGTATCTGGATTCTGAGCAGCCGGATCACGACAACCGACTAGCCGCACGTTGGCTAAAACTGGCCGCAGTTAAAGGTCATGTGGGTGCTCAGGCAAAATTTGGCGAACTTCTCTTCTTTACAGAAGAACTGACATCAGCACGCATAACCGGCCTTAAGTGGATGACGCTCGCTCGCCGGCAAATTGTCAGCGGTGAAAAAGATGCATGGATCATCTCACTGCACGAAAAAGCATTTTCGCTTGCATCAGAGCAAGAGCGCCGCAAATCTGCGGAATGGGCTGATGAATGGCTGAATAAACGTAGTAGCCTCGTCGCATCTACAAACTAA
- a CDS encoding inorganic phosphate transporter: protein MSNLRKKPTLDKDLEKFSRLEVAGNAMARPLIAPAVAFVFLMFAMAMAGLYVSGQPNALIVVAAAGIGAYLAINIGANDVANNVGPSVGSKALTIGGALLLAAVFESAGALIAGGDVVKTVSKGIIDPTLVANYTDFVKLMLAALISAAVWLNLATWIGAPVSTTHSVVGGVMGGGIAAAGFDAVSWDTMSGIAASWIISPVLGGVIAALFLAFIKSFIIYQHDKIAAARRWVPILIAIMMGTFATYLAMKGLKKIVKIDIEIALLLGVVAFVLAIGICRPLIRKQSEGMENRNQSLRTLFRWPLIFSAALLSFAHGANDVANAIGPLAAIVHSIQEGGIAKAVTIPLWVMLIGAFGISFGLMLFGPKLIRMVGEKITKLNPMRAFCVSLSAAITVIVASGFGLPVSSTHIAVGAIFGVGFFREWYTMKSKRRVAFVKQQTGMEGFRESQVREDEKRRMLVRRSHFMTIIAAWVVTVPAAAALSACLFYLLDLLIF, encoded by the coding sequence ATGTCAAACCTAAGAAAAAAGCCAACTCTAGACAAAGACTTAGAAAAGTTTAGCAGATTAGAGGTGGCCGGCAATGCAATGGCTCGTCCATTGATTGCTCCTGCGGTCGCATTTGTTTTCCTTATGTTCGCGATGGCGATGGCTGGCCTTTACGTATCCGGGCAACCAAACGCCCTGATCGTTGTTGCTGCAGCCGGTATCGGCGCTTATTTGGCAATCAATATTGGCGCTAATGATGTCGCGAACAATGTTGGCCCTTCTGTTGGCTCCAAAGCCCTCACTATTGGCGGTGCGCTTCTCCTTGCTGCTGTGTTTGAAAGCGCTGGTGCACTCATAGCAGGTGGTGATGTCGTTAAAACCGTCTCCAAAGGCATCATCGACCCAACATTGGTCGCTAATTACACTGATTTCGTAAAGCTGATGCTTGCGGCACTCATCTCTGCCGCGGTTTGGCTTAATCTGGCAACCTGGATTGGTGCCCCCGTCTCAACAACACACTCTGTTGTTGGTGGTGTTATGGGCGGTGGCATCGCAGCTGCCGGCTTCGACGCGGTAAGCTGGGATACAATGTCTGGCATTGCAGCGAGCTGGATCATCTCCCCAGTCCTTGGCGGTGTCATTGCTGCTTTGTTCCTGGCCTTCATCAAGTCTTTTATTATTTACCAGCACGACAAGATAGCAGCCGCCCGGCGATGGGTGCCTATATTGATTGCTATTATGATGGGTACTTTTGCGACCTACCTTGCAATGAAGGGCCTCAAGAAAATCGTCAAGATTGATATTGAGATTGCTCTTCTTCTTGGCGTTGTGGCATTCGTTCTGGCAATCGGTATTTGTCGTCCGCTGATTCGCAAACAGTCCGAAGGCATGGAAAACCGGAACCAGTCTCTTCGTACATTGTTCCGCTGGCCTTTGATTTTTTCTGCAGCCCTTTTATCGTTTGCACATGGCGCAAACGACGTTGCAAATGCAATTGGCCCCCTCGCCGCAATTGTGCACTCCATTCAGGAAGGTGGCATTGCTAAGGCAGTGACTATTCCGCTTTGGGTGATGCTGATTGGCGCTTTCGGAATATCGTTTGGCCTGATGCTCTTCGGTCCTAAGCTGATCCGCATGGTTGGTGAGAAAATCACCAAGTTGAACCCAATGCGCGCTTTCTGTGTGTCCCTCTCTGCAGCGATTACCGTGATCGTTGCATCCGGGTTCGGACTTCCAGTGAGCTCTACTCATATTGCTGTGGGTGCGATCTTTGGTGTTGGCTTTTTCCGTGAGTGGTACACCATGAAGTCCAAGCGCCGCGTTGCTTTTGTTAAGCAGCAAACGGGCATGGAAGGTTTCAGAGAATCTCAGGTGCGTGAAGATGAAAAACGCCGCATGCTTGTGCGTCGCTCTCATTTTATGACGATCATTGCAGCGTGGGTTGTTACAGTACCTGCGGCGGCGGCTTTGTCAGCGTGTTTGTTTTATCTATTGGATCTGCTTATCTTCTGA
- a CDS encoding ETC complex I subunit has product MVARIYSPSKTAMQSGTAKTNNWVLEFNPQAPKSIDPLMGYTSSSDMKQQIKLKFSTKEEAVAYATRKQITYRVDEESTRKHRRTVYSDNFRFDRLSPWTH; this is encoded by the coding sequence ATGGTTGCTCGCATTTACAGCCCGTCCAAAACTGCAATGCAGTCTGGAACTGCCAAAACAAACAACTGGGTGCTTGAGTTCAATCCCCAAGCACCTAAGAGCATTGACCCGTTGATGGGTTACACATCTTCTTCTGACATGAAGCAGCAGATTAAACTGAAATTCTCGACCAAAGAAGAAGCTGTAGCTTACGCGACACGCAAACAGATCACCTATCGTGTGGATGAAGAGAGCACGCGCAAGCACCGCAGGACCGTTTATTCAGATAATTTCCGGTTTGACCGATTATCTCCGTGGACTCATTAA
- a CDS encoding tyrosine-type recombinase/integrase, with translation MRVRLKGIKKATSRGQVYYYAWTGGPRLKGEPGSPEFVDSYNEAHRNAKQKRKTDTVGGLLVHYKGTEAYKGLSARSKEDYVPIFKMIEADFDDFPIAAFSDRRTRGIFKAWRDQQAHTPRKADRMWSVLKRIINVAKDDGLVTLNPCDGGGRLHKGTRVEFIWSKDKIDLVKARGSKEIVAAMVLAAQTGQRQADLLQLLWSDVDHDHIKIKQNKTGKNVRIKISNELRRMLELIKLDQFSSGKLSTHVLTNTRGKPWTTDGFQSSWGKAIKKIGIEGLQFNDLRGTAVTTWAEARATVPEIAALSGHSLKDVEKILEAHYLSMSQRLGDKVILRLDREQNDGI, from the coding sequence ATGCGCGTAAGGTTGAAGGGTATAAAGAAGGCAACATCGCGCGGGCAAGTCTACTACTACGCGTGGACAGGCGGCCCTCGGCTTAAAGGCGAGCCGGGATCACCGGAATTTGTAGACAGTTATAATGAGGCCCACAGGAACGCCAAGCAGAAGAGGAAGACCGATACCGTCGGCGGACTGCTCGTACATTACAAAGGCACTGAAGCCTATAAAGGCCTGAGCGCTCGAAGTAAGGAAGATTACGTGCCAATCTTCAAGATGATAGAAGCAGACTTCGATGATTTCCCTATAGCTGCATTTTCAGACCGGCGAACAAGGGGCATTTTCAAAGCCTGGAGGGATCAGCAGGCCCACACTCCGCGCAAAGCTGACCGTATGTGGTCAGTCCTCAAACGAATTATCAATGTGGCCAAGGATGATGGCTTGGTCACACTCAACCCATGCGACGGTGGCGGCAGGTTGCACAAAGGCACTCGAGTTGAGTTTATCTGGTCGAAAGATAAAATTGATTTAGTAAAGGCGAGAGGCTCGAAGGAGATTGTTGCCGCGATGGTCCTTGCAGCCCAGACAGGGCAACGCCAGGCCGACCTGCTTCAACTTCTCTGGTCAGACGTTGACCACGACCATATCAAAATCAAACAAAATAAAACCGGCAAGAACGTTCGGATAAAGATCTCAAACGAACTGCGACGGATGCTAGAACTGATCAAGCTTGACCAGTTTTCAAGCGGCAAGCTCTCAACGCACGTTCTCACCAACACAAGAGGTAAGCCGTGGACAACCGACGGCTTCCAGTCCTCTTGGGGCAAAGCAATCAAGAAAATCGGAATTGAAGGGCTCCAGTTCAACGACCTGCGGGGAACAGCGGTAACCACATGGGCAGAAGCTAGAGCGACTGTTCCAGAGATCGCGGCACTATCCGGGCACAGTTTGAAGGATGTGGAAAAAATACTAGAGGCGCACTATCTGAGTATGTCTCAGCGCCTCGGTGACAAGGTCATTTTGAGGCTGGACCGTGAACAGAATGATGGGATTTAG
- a CDS encoding DUF2312 domain-containing protein, with product MADAGGVAVDQLKAFIERVERLEEEKKVLADDIKDVYAEAKGNGFDVKVMRKIVSLRKIQPHLREEEEAVLDLYLHALGMAGPDAEAE from the coding sequence ATGGCAGATGCAGGCGGCGTTGCAGTCGATCAACTCAAAGCTTTCATTGAACGCGTTGAGCGCTTGGAAGAAGAAAAGAAGGTCCTCGCAGACGACATCAAGGATGTTTACGCAGAGGCCAAAGGCAACGGTTTTGACGTGAAAGTCATGCGCAAAATTGTCTCCCTTCGCAAAATTCAACCACACCTCCGCGAAGAAGAAGAGGCCGTCCTCGATCTCTACCTCCACGCCCTCGGCATGGCTGGACCAGATGCGGAGGCTGAGTGA
- a CDS encoding 3'-5' exonuclease — protein MLIRAIDFETTGWSEDPNSEICEVGYTDLIFYPCHPTPFAIGSPVSYLVNPGHPIPEAAQKVHGITDDMVKASPDPVTARKHLTASIEPDSIFAAHYIDFEQAFFKPAEFEWICTWRCAKVLLPQAPRHQLQALSEFLDLKSQESFQQEYASPLHRAGPDSYICAHLVLRLLELATHSSLLEISKRPASSFERSKETAA, from the coding sequence ATGCTTATTCGCGCAATTGATTTTGAAACAACCGGCTGGTCCGAAGATCCAAATTCTGAGATCTGCGAGGTCGGGTATACGGACCTCATTTTCTACCCATGCCACCCAACACCTTTTGCAATCGGCAGCCCGGTTTCTTATCTGGTTAACCCCGGTCACCCTATCCCTGAAGCTGCACAGAAGGTTCACGGCATCACAGATGATATGGTGAAAGCCAGCCCGGACCCAGTAACGGCCCGAAAGCACCTGACAGCCAGCATTGAGCCAGATAGCATCTTTGCTGCCCACTACATCGATTTTGAGCAAGCCTTCTTTAAGCCCGCTGAATTTGAGTGGATCTGTACATGGCGCTGCGCAAAGGTTCTCCTCCCGCAAGCGCCACGGCACCAACTGCAGGCCCTTAGTGAGTTCCTCGATCTAAAATCACAGGAAAGCTTCCAGCAGGAATATGCGTCTCCACTTCATCGTGCGGGCCCGGATTCCTACATTTGCGCCCACCTTGTGCTGCGGCTTCTGGAGCTTGCCACTCACTCATCCCTTTTAGAAATTTCCAAACGCCCAGCCTCCTCTTTTGAGCGCAGTAAGGAGACCGCCGCATGA